In Elusimicrobiota bacterium, a genomic segment contains:
- a CDS encoding cation transporter, with translation MSWGGVRQRCAKPRRWRTPLFGRGLDSREAVGRQGPGPARAQHPDTALPGIVISLASLSFMVFLYRAKMRLARETGSRTLRSDAVCSLACVWLSLVLLAGSALYAAFGIWWADSLSALLIAGLIAREGWEGVSEPDGCSCGSDCQGG, from the coding sequence ATGAGCTGGGGGGGAGTGCGCCAGAGGTGCGCCAAGCCGCGCCGCTGGCGCACTCCTCTATTTGGTCGAGGGCTCGATAGCCGCGAAGCCGTAGGGCGGCAAGGTCCCGGTCCAGCCCGCGCCCAACATCCTGACACGGCCCTGCCCGGCATCGTCATCTCGCTGGCCTCCCTGTCGTTCATGGTCTTCCTCTACCGTGCGAAGATGCGCCTGGCCCGGGAAACGGGAAGCCGGACCTTGCGCAGCGACGCTGTCTGCTCCTTGGCCTGCGTCTGGCTCTCCCTCGTGCTCCTGGCCGGCAGCGCTCTTTACGCCGCGTTCGGCATCTGGTGGGCGGACAGTCTCTCCGCCCTGCTCATCGCGGGCCTCATCGCCCGGGAAGGTTGGGAAGGCGTCAGCGAACCCGACGGCTGTTCCTGCGGCAGCGACTGCCAAGGCGGATAG
- a CDS encoding polysaccharide deacetylase family protein, translating into MTDRRWPGVLDCEKKHIFVEDFERQLVFLKENFQVVRLADYAEALRGRQTLPEGCAVITFDDGYADNAGVAFPLLRKHGLPATVFLAADFVTKAAPLWVDRLALAFARTELGDWTDPAEGTRFPLATEAGKTIGYLWVKRRLKLLPDAEREGLVDRICGALLGWHVPEPPALFSPLSREQAREMAASGLIDFGSHGCRHAILTAMPEADARREIVESKQLLEAFCGQPVTSFSYPNGDCNPAVSRLVEAAGYLCAVAGGLRLNDPEGTDRFAIQRVALAEGDSEAVMAATLSGIRGRLIALAGGR; encoded by the coding sequence GTGACGGACCGGCGCTGGCCGGGCGTCCTCGACTGCGAGAAGAAGCACATCTTCGTCGAGGACTTCGAGAGGCAGCTGGTCTTCCTCAAGGAGAACTTCCAGGTGGTCCGCCTGGCGGACTACGCCGAGGCCCTGCGCGGCCGCCAGACCTTGCCCGAAGGCTGCGCGGTGATCACCTTCGACGACGGCTATGCCGACAACGCCGGCGTGGCCTTCCCGCTGCTGCGCAAGCACGGCCTGCCCGCGACCGTGTTCTTGGCCGCGGATTTCGTGACCAAGGCCGCCCCGCTCTGGGTGGACCGGCTGGCCTTGGCCTTCGCGCGCACCGAGCTCGGCGACTGGACGGACCCTGCGGAGGGGACGCGGTTCCCTCTGGCCACGGAGGCAGGCAAGACGATTGGCTATCTTTGGGTCAAGCGCAGGCTCAAGCTCCTGCCCGACGCCGAGCGCGAGGGGCTCGTCGACCGCATCTGCGGCGCCTTGCTCGGCTGGCATGTGCCGGAGCCGCCGGCGCTGTTCTCGCCTCTTTCCCGGGAGCAGGCGCGCGAGATGGCGGCTTCGGGCCTCATCGATTTCGGCTCGCACGGCTGCCGCCACGCCATCCTCACCGCCATGCCCGAGGCCGACGCCCGCCGCGAGATCGTGGAGTCCAAGCAACTGTTGGAGGCCTTCTGCGGACAGCCGGTCACCAGCTTCTCCTATCCCAACGGCGACTGCAATCCGGCCGTCTCGCGTCTGGTCGAGGCCGCCGGCTACCTCTGCGCCGTGGCCGGGGGCCTGCGCCTCAACGATCCGGAGGGCACGGACCGCTTCGCCATCCAGCGCGTGGCCTTGGCCGAAGGCGACAGCGAGGCCGTGATGGCCGCCACGCTTTCAGGCATCCGCGGACGCCTCATCGCATTGGCCGGAGGCCGCTGA